The Aspergillus luchuensis IFO 4308 DNA, chromosome 6, nearly complete sequence genome segment ATTTTCTCGATATATAGCTATTATCATCCTTAGAAGTCTTGTGCGATgacagaagaggggaaaaggccTACCGTTCACTACGTTGCTCAGCGCCTGTGAAAGTTTGACATGAATGGCTACAGTCGCAGTCTTGGTCTCTGATCCTTGGTATTGGGGCAAGAAGGCACTGATATTATTGTCACTGAAGCCGCAAGGGACGCCCATCAGAACTGACAATTGACGTTCGAGAACGTATACTGTCCACCAGACATTCTGGTATCGCAAAAGGTCTTTGTTACTGGAGATACTCGAAATATTCGTGTGAAAGCCATGCACTTGCAACATCCGTAGTGCCTGGCCGATCTATAGCAACGTCAAGTTAGATCCATCGTGATTAATCAACCcatattatagatatctcAGAATTAGGATGACCTACCAAGTTATGTGCCGAGGTTCTCCAATCGATTGACTGCATGTATAAGGCCATTGAGCAAAGAAGCTCTGCCGAAGTGCATGGATCTTTCCAGAAAAAGCTATAATCTGGGAGCATCATAAAAGCAGTTGTAAAGTATTCCGCACCGGGAGGATTTACCCCATTAGCTCGGGCCCCAACGAATGCTTTACCAAGGGCTATGAGCACAAGGAAGTGGATAAACCATAAGGACTCAGTATGGATATCCTGCTTGGGTTCTTCATAGAATTGTTGTAGCTGAATCATGAATGACTCTTCGTCAAACAAGTGAAAGACCTGCCCAGTATGGAACTTCGTCGTATTTATTAAAAACACGGCTTGATCCAGGGTCGGCAAGCGTCGGATATCAGGAACCACTGGACTGCGCAAGCCATCCCATTTGAGGATGTAGGTCATTGAATCAATATGATGAGCAGCAGTAGGATAAGGACACTTATACAAAGCTTGATGTGTTAGATGCAGGAGGCGTATGGTAAGAGACCAATTTGATGTATGACCGAGGAAATCTGTGGGGTTTCATCGTTATGAAAGGCTCGAAAGAGGGTTGGTAACATTGACTTACGCGGCCGTCCAGCACCATCCGTAATATATTTGGGTGGTCCACACGCCAGAGTATTAATTAATGCGGCTTCGTCCCCTTGAATTGAATCTCTGGGCTCATCCACCATACCCAGTGGTGATTCCGTTTCAGTCGGTGGACTCAAGTTTTCCAACATGTTCGGCGTCAGTTTCGCATAGGCGGACAGCTGTTGTTGCAAAGCGCCATTTCTCTCCTCAAGCTCTAGGTTCCTTTGTTTTAGCTCGGAGAGATGTTTCTTTGTAATGTATACTTTtgcttcctccccttcaaatTTGCAGTTAACCTTACGCTGGAGACAATTGTTGCAGGGACAGATGCCGGAACACTTGATTTTGTGCTGCCGACATCGCGAGCAACTGTTTCCTGTTAGTGTAGCCGGTTTAGTATGCAGAGGAATCACTCACGCATTGAccactcttttcttttctgtgaCCCTGCCCATCTTGTCAGCGAGATTGCCAGTAATTACATGCAAGAAAGGGGGTGAGTCGTGCCCATGAAGAACAACTTATGACTCGCATACACAATGTCCCCCCAGAACCCCGCATTTCATGCGATTAGTCATTATCTGGCTAAAGCTCGCGTATCTACAACCACCCGTTGATTACCAGTTATCCTGATCCAACCATGTTTGTCTTGTTAAAACGCTTATCACTTGCGGAGAACCTCGGACCCCTATCCGAAAGGAGTCTTGTCACTCTTCACGATCGGGAAGCATGAATGAGTGGTCCATTTCCTTACTATCTAGAGGTGTATCTGCCTACGCCTTGTATTACCATCTAAAATCGCGTGGCGACATCTTATTTTCAGACCTTTCTGTAATGAAGGGGCCTTGGCCCACTCAAGAAGATAAGTGAATGTACGGATATGGGGACTTGCCGATTATTGTAGAGAGCATTGTCACTCCCATCCTTTCTGgcaattttaatttttaccTGTCTTTGTTTTGTTTACGAAGGATATAATATCGAATTCATTCATCTCGAGAATATGTATCGGAGCGACCGTTGCTAATATTAGAAGGTTCGGTACATGGGCCCGAAGTGTGATGTCCTACTGTGGTATTAGTATGATATACATACACTACAtgttcaaaagtctcgggcaCCCGCCTCCCGCCCTACCAAATAACTCTATTCATACTCAATAATTCTACCAGGCCTCTCTATATACAGAGGATCTTTGGTATCAATCTTTATAAGAGTGAATGTAATGAGATAGTGTCAAGGATATATCTTTATCGCGAAATACAAATGTAGGGTTGTATTTCCTTAAAGTATTGTTGCTAACTATCCTATTCTCTGCTCGCGAATAGAGTATTATTCTCAGGTAGCTCGTGGGTCACGTGATTGTCTATGCTAGCCAAGCCTCGCGACCGGACTGATACCAGTATTGACATTCTTCGCGATATGGAGGATCGCGAGGGTTGTAGGAATATACATCTTACAACTTTGGAgcttatttttaaattatcagcaaattattaaaaacatATATTGATAAGTAGCGTAGTCAAGGTTATAAGAGCCATCTAAATTAGACAGAGATTTAAAtcataaataattaaattggTATTGTTCTGTATAATGAATTATTGAATCATAAGACATTAGATTAACTAGCTAGTTTGCCTGGAAACATCTTTACTTCTAGTTTGAAAAGAATAACAGAGCGTGCGCCAGGCGTAGGCTCACGGGAATAGAGTAATAGCCTCAatttatacttatttctGCACTGAAAGATCTCATCTTAATAGTATAGTGGTTGGTTGAAGGTGTTGAAATTTTTGACACGTAAGACACGGGAGCGAgatgtcccgagacttttagACACCTATTATATCAAATGTTAATTTTACATACAACCGCTACTGTGAATGCGACGCAGATGCGACCCTACTTTCCTGCACCGTCCAGGTGCAATTCAAGGTCTAGAATACATCTGGCAAAAGGTGTAAGTTGGTAAGAGTAGCCGAGAATGATGAACTGCTTGTTGGCCAGAGTCCTATATATTGCACTCCAATTATCGGTAGaatacatacgaccacagggtacttaagccacacgccgggaggttagtagttgggtgggtgacctaCGGCGGTTAATAGCAGCCATCGGGCAAATGCAATTTTTTGGTGTTTACTGCCGGCAGAATTAGTATATAGCTGATTAGATCATGTAGCTTATCTAACATACCTATAcctatctatataaagctaTATATACACTATTAGATAACTTACTTAGCTTTACTATACATATAGCTACTAGTTCTGAGCAGTAATTTCAAAGGCTGatataaaatcaaataaaataaataaaaagatattcttttttttttcaaaaaaaaaaaaaaaaaaaaaaaaaaaactagtaTTAAAATCCTGAATGCTAggtttatattatactcaAATATCAAAATCTAGTACCAGTTTTGTGGTGTAACCAATACCTGGATTTTTccataatagaaatatatctatttatgTATCAATCCCATAAacccccaaatcctcctccattccCACCAAAGCAAATACTGcactctccctccccccgaACACCCTCAACTTTCTCACCCCCCTGAACCCCAGCCCactcttctccaacaccctccGACTACGCATATTGCCCGGCGCACAAAACCCAAACACCCCCTGCACGTTCCACTCGCGTTGCACGTAGGAAATGACCGCCTTCGCTGCCTCAGTCGCGTATCCTCGCCCTTGGTGCTCTGGAAGAATAGCGAATCCCACATCTGGTACAGAGTAGCAATTTGGCGGATCGCCTTGCATGAGGCTTATGGTGCCAATCGGGAGGGTGTTTTGAAGAGGTGAGTTGGAGGTGGGCCTGaggttgacgaggaggaggccgaaTCCTTTGCGGGTGTATTGGGGAATGATCCGGGTCTGAATGAAGGTCTGGGCGGAATGGCTGTCTGTGATGGAGGTTTTGCCGTTGGTGGCGATGAAGTCGGGGGTGTTCCAGAGGTGAGCGAGGAAGGCGCTGTGGGATGGGCTGGTCGGGTCAAAGTAGGTGATGTCAAGGCGggcggtggagatggcgaaGTTGGTTGGCGGGTTGGATGTGCTGGTCATCATGGCGGTGATTGCGATGGTCCAGTTTGTATAGTAAATGGCCAAGGTGAGGCTACATAAATATAGGAAGCTTCTAGACTCGTGGTGTTATCAGTAGTAGGTTGTTAGAAATCCCTTGGTTCTTTAGGATCTAATTTTCAAGGATACTAAGAAGGATGCTGGATTGATTAGGAGACGTGTCTAATAAGGATGGCAAGTTGCACGGTTAGCAGCGGACCCTGGAGTAACCCCGTTCTTATCAGATGATAAGGTCTGACGATTACCGCGGATAAGCCAGATATCGGTGGAATCTAAAAAATCAACTAATGCCGTTATTGTGGTCTGCGGATGATTACATATAATTCGGAGTAATCGATTCTAGACAGCAGAATCCCCCAGTTAATGATATGGAATTCTCCCAGAGCCGTTTTCAGCACCAATGCCACCTcactaattattaaagattgacaaataagattataataactatttgATTCTTTCTAACTAGGTGGCTCAGAGAAGCAGTTGAAATACAGACTTTTAGATCACGTGACCGTGGCTACATAGTAATCTACTAGACAGGCTACTCCCGATGACCGTCCTCAATGGCCACAAGATAACGATCATTGTAGTTCCCCAAGTTTTGCCGGTGTTTCAACTGAACGATATGAGGAGAACTCAAAGGACAAAAGAGGGTTCAGATGGGAGAAGGCCTGGTTTGTCCATAATGTCGGAAGGACGCGGCTCAGACGAATGCAAGAATGCAATATGGATAACTTGACCGGGGTACAACACACATGAGGACTGTCTGTATGTAACCCCGGCTAAAATCTGGGAGAAAAGGGGGAAATGCGACCTATGAATCCAATACGTGGTAGCACAACGATAACCCACTCAAAGAGTTAGTTTCTTTGCGCGTCTAGTGTTGGCCACATTGGAATGTTTGTCTTCTATGACCTGCTGGTTCTTTGCTGGCATTTCTCTCCAGTGAATTTTTTCCATCTACTGTACCGCCACCAAAGGTTCCGCTGGAAGGCCATGTCCGACAGCGTTTATCTTCCAACAATCAGGGACAAGTGATGGTGCCACTGTGCGACTGAATTGTCAATATTGATCTTCAGGTAAGCCCCTACACTGACTCTCATTCAGTATCAAGATTGATGGTTGTGTACAGTGGTATAGCATGATCTAGGTCTGCTATCCACAGAATTTGCCGGTAGCCTACCTTATCTTCGACGCAATCCATGCTCATGATCAATCACCCATATTGCATAGTGATGTACGACACAGGATAGACAGACCCAGTCCTTCCGGCGAGGAATTGCGTGGGCTGCGGTAGTAATATCCTCTTTCAAACAGCAAAATTTCGAACCTTCTTCCGGCAGCTCGATGTGAAACTCGTGGGAGATTACAGCACTGGTGCTACGGCGGTGTCCTTGCGCAAGTAAGAAATTGTCAGTTGCACGGTAACCTGTGAGACCGCCTGTCTAGCAGAGCTTACCTCGTCGGGATTATATATCATTTGCATTATTGACTTCCCAGAGGTGTTCCGAATTACACGCATGCACATCATTATAGGGATGAGAGTTGCGCCACAGTCTGCGGTTAACGGGGTTCCTACATTCTGGTCATGGTATTATAGCGGACAGCTAGCCGAGATAGGCTTTTTCCTTCTACTTCATCCTAGGCTCAGAGTACCGGGCTGAGCTGACCTTGGGTGAAGCGGATGGGTCCAAGGTGATCGGTGATATTAAATGGACCGACCTCAGTCGTAATGCGAGCATCCCCTCTCCAGATACGGTTTGGACTTCGTGAGTCTCGACATCAACAGGCGGCATGCCCTCGCGACTGGCAACTACGCCACTGGGGTCGGGATGGCCTGCCCACACCATTTGCTGCTGGTCTAATTTCCTCAGTACAGGAACGGCCTTTCTTCAGACACCTAATGCGCACTTCCGCGAGGTTTTTCCATCTAGGCGAGTAATCGGGGAAGCCAGGAATCCGTCAAGTAGAATTTACGAGACCCACGGAGCCTTTTGAGGATCCAGAGCGAGAAACGCGTGCCGTGTGGCTTGTGAGATCTCCCTTACTGAAAGCATATTATATCATCTGGAATGGCCTGGATCTTCGGGTGGTATTCTTGCCACAGCGGTGGCACCTTTCGTCTCTTAGACGACTACTGGGATACGCTGGCCGTGCCGATTACACTACAATTATTGAGATTACCATATCAACGATACAATATGTATGACCTTCCGGGTACACATATGTAATCAGTAACCCACTGGGTGCTGCGAGTTGGTATATCCTGGACCAGAAAGAGTCTGCACTAATAGGACGGATGACTATAAATAGGTGTCGGTCGTCGAAAGTTGCATCACTTTCCGAGGTTCAAAAACTGGTTACACAGCAGGTAAACAAGAAACCAACTGCTGCGGAAGCTGTAACGCAAGGGGAGACCCAGCCTTATCTCGTGCAGTCCGAGATGCATACGCGACTTCCGGCGGTGTGAAGATTGCCATGTTATTGGGGATGAGATGTCACATTCCGCCATCGCAAAATTTTCTTCCTGTTGGGTAGTAGCTTACCTAAGTTAACACGTAGTGATTGGATGGACCCATAGAGCATGAGGTGAAAGATAAGAAGTAGAGAAGTAAGACGGAACCGTAAGGAGTGTCATCCCACGGTATTGGGTATTCTCTTGAATGTTTCTAGGCTCGGCTGCTTGAAGTGGAGCACACATACTAGTCATCATGAGTGTGAAAGAATACGAAAAGTCTCAATTCAAAATATATCTCTGATTAGCTTAATATGCCTTTGATGGCTCATGAAAGTTGAAGGTTTTTCCCAAGTAATATATACGGTAAGGTACCGTCTCGTAATCACTCACCGGTAGTCGCAACTGATGGCCGCGGTGGTGGAAGCGTGGCCAGGCCCTAAGATCCGACTGGACAAAGATCTCCCGTCAGCATCCCTGCATCTCCTGCTGCTTAGTGCGCTGATCTATCTGTGACGTGTCCAGCAAAAGGGTTGTTAGTACGTCACAAAGAACAGCACCCGAAAGTAAGATTACATTTAGAATCGGTCATACTTCGATTAACCGGAAAAGTCAACAAGTCCCAAGCATATATCTCCGGGCAAGATAAAAACAAGGAGGGCACAAAAAACGGTTTCATGATGAAACCTTCAACAACCACGATATTGACATCTGGGTATGTGCTACAGAGGCCTAACATCGAGAGTACACGGATACCagcgaaagaaaaggaaaaaaaaagttcgaTCGGCAAGGAAGTGTGGAGATGATCTGTTGTCAATTCGCGCCCCGCTGGATCGACATACGCTTGCGGCTCATGGGTTCGATAGGGATTTGATCTCTCATTTTCTAGTGCGCCCTTAAGCCAAAGCAATCGCAGAGAGATTTAGTCCGGTACTAGTGACTATGCCTTAAGACTACAAAGAACAAATACAAAGAACCAAAAAAATCCCCACAAAATAAGCAGTTCTATTTTCAATTATCATCACTCGTAGACTAAAAGCAAGCGTGTGCATGATCCCGAAATGAATTTGATGATCAGACGTAGAGAAGCGCCAAAGCAGCACCAATCAGAGCCACAAGCCCTTGAGGAGCGTTGAATGTAGATGAAGCCGCGCCGGTAGATAGCTGAGCGGTAGTCGTGGCGGCAGTGCTGTTCGACCCCGAGGTAGAAGACGCGGACGTGGCGAGCGTAGTACCcgtagaagaggatgaagacgtGGAGGTAGACGTAGTCGATCCTGTAGAGAAATCACACTTCGGTCAGTGAGGTCGCCGTGCCACAATAACGAAAAGACATCTTgcctgaagatgaagatagaTGACTGCTCGACGAGGTAGTTGTCGAAGACACCGCAGTCGTAGGGGTGACTGTGGTGGATTCGGTCTCACTGGAtgtcgaagaggaggaggtagaagaagaggaagaggaagagggtgtagtggaagtggaagaagatgacgaggaagtaGTACCATCGTTTGAAGCACCCTTTTCGACAGTAAAAGTCGGGCTCACAGCGAGCTCGCCCGACGAGTCGATGATCTCGATTTCATAGTCAGACCTAGGATGGAAAATAGGAAGTTAATAGTGTTCCCACTTCCAACTGTCGGTGATTTCACACGGTCTAGGGTACGCACCCGTTGGAAATGCTAGGGTTGGGCTGGGTAGTGTACTCCCCAGTGGAAGTCTTTACGTTGTCCGCCAGCTTGGTTTGGAAGGATCCGTCCTGGGTGCGCAAGATGATGCTGATCACCGACGGATCGTTGGCATCGCTGGTGAACTTGATGGTTTTGGGAGTGGAGAAATCCCATTCAGTGCCTGAGGTGGGctcggtgatggtgatggccaAAGCCGAAGAGATGAGGCTTAGTGAGGCGGCGGTGATAGTGAAGCGCATGTTGATAAATTTCTGAATCACTACTGCAGAGGATACTAGTAGCtaggaagtagtagtgtCATATCCCCTACCGGGATATTTGcctgctatatatatatataacgtCTTTGAGAAGGGTTCCCTTTGACGGGATCGTATAACGACACCGGGTATACTTCTCTGTACTGAATCACTCAGCAGCCTTTGGCTGAAGCCCAACAGATCGAGACCAGGCTGATTGTCTAGACCGCACACTGAACCAGCAATACGAGATGATCACCAGTATGGGCTGAGCCTCTCGCGGGAAgagcaaaaaaaaagggaccTCATAGTGTAATCCGAGACATTTCCACGTAGAGTGACAGCAATCGGGCATGACCGGGATGTATGTCTCTGAAGCAGTGATCTGTCATGGTGTGCTGGATATATCACAATATCGGACCAATGGGATGCTCAGATACGACTGGCTGTGGGTGCGAAATTTGCCTGACAGATAAAGACGCGAGCTGGGAAAGCAAGTTGAAGCCATCTCGTGTCAGCGCAAGGTTGGCACTAGGAGGGATTGGCTGCAAGACGGAAGAGCCGATAAGGGTTTTGGGAAATCGAGGCTGTTAAAGATCCGTACTTCTAATTTTGTAGGCAGTATCTGGCTGTTATTTCATACCCGTTCAATACGGTAAGATGTCCCGATCAAGACAGATTGGCTGGCAGAGTGTATCTACCTGGGACCTGCGGTCATCCTGCAAGCTGGCAGGCTACTTGTTGTcgtttgtggttgtggttgttttcCCAAGGGTGACCGAAGCCGAGCCGGTTCCTGTGCGCCCGACCGTCAGGGCAACCCATCAAAGAACGAGAAAGCCCGCAACAGTCGGGAATTCCGAAAGTGATCACCCtccattactactacctcgTCTACGCGAAGAGACACGGACAATCTGGTCGCTGTGCTATAAGGCGTTTAATACAATTCATTTAGATCTAGAAGGAACAACACATGTATATTACGGTGATGTCAGGTTGACTAGTAAGAGGCAAGACGCCACAATCTATCCTTAGTACTCTATTGGTGCAGCCAGAGGCATAATATAGGGTTTCATGTAAAGCCACAGTTTCAAGACAGATGAAAGAGCGTAATAGGGAACAATGGCCATGGGGGTAATGCGAAACAGGGAAAGACAGGCGATAAACATCAGAAGAGAGGCTCAAGGGACTAGATGAACGCGTAGGACGTGGCCATCGCAACGGTGACCACCAATGTGCTTATCCCCAGCGGCAccccaaacaaacaagtcTCAGACCCCTTGGATTGGTTTGGGCTGACGGATGAGGCTGCGGAGCTACTCGGGGTCGCCGATTTAGTCTGATCATCACAGATATCGGTGCTGTCCTTCAGGCTGTCTGTGGGATAGTACACGCGCGGACCCCCGTCCGAGCTCAGATCCACTGCCAGATTCCCGCTGGAGTCCGTGACATAGGTCTTGCAAGATAAGATTTCGGTCACATTTTGTTTGGATTGAAATCCGGTCTCGTCTGAGCCCAATGTAATTTTCGTGGCGgctttgctggctggcttggcTCCCAGATTGGATACGACGCTCACGACCTGATTGCCTGCAAACCCCTTGCGCGTAGCCAGAATGTGGGTAGAATTGTAAATGGGAGCTGACAGGTACGAGAGGTAATCGCTACCAGATTGCGAATTTTGCGTGTACTGCTCACCAT includes the following:
- a CDS encoding GPI anchored serine-threonine rich family protein (COG:S;~EggNog:ENOG410Q2WR;~InterPro:IPR018466;~PFAM:PF10342;~SECRETED:SignalP(1-18)); this encodes MRFTITAASLSLISSALAITITEPTSGTEWDFSTPKTIKFTSDANDPSVISIILRTQDGSFQTKLADNVKTSTGEYTTQPNPSISNGSDYEIEIIDSSGELAVSPTFTVEKGASNDGSTTSTSTSSSSSTGTTLATSASSTSGSNSTAATTTAQLSTGAASSTFNAPQGLVALIGAALALLYV
- a CDS encoding Zn(II)2Cys6 transcription factor (COG:S;~EggNog:ENOG410PMHC;~InterPro:IPR036864,IPR007219,IPR001138;~PFAM:PF00172,PF04082;~go_function: GO:0000981 - DNA-binding transcription factor activity, RNA polymerase II-specific [Evidence IEA];~go_function: GO:0003677 - DNA binding [Evidence IEA];~go_function: GO:0008270 - zinc ion binding [Evidence IEA];~go_process: GO:0006351 - transcription, DNA-templated [Evidence IEA];~go_process: GO:0006355 - regulation of transcription, DNA-templated [Evidence IEA]); translation: MGRVTEKKRVVNACSRCRQHKIKCSGICPCNNCLQRKVNCKFEGEEAKVYITKKHLSELKQRNLELEERNGALQQQLSAYAKLTPNMLENLSPPTETESPLGMVDEPRDSIQGDEAALINTLACGPPKYITDGAGRPHFLGHTSNWSLTIRLLHLTHQALYKCPYPTAAHHIDSMTYILKWDGLRSPVVPDIRRLPTLDQAVFLINTTKFHTGQVFHLFDEESFMIQLQQFYEEPKQDIHTESLWFIHFLVLIALGKAFVGARANGVNPPGAEYFTTAFMMLPDYSFFWKDPCTSAELLCSMALYMQSIDWRTSAHNLIGQALRMLQVHGFHTNISSISSNKDLLRYQNVWWTVYVLERQLSVLMGVPCGFSDNNISAFLPQYQGSETKTATVAIHVKLSQALSNVVNAIYRENGDLNSTLVKATQDVLQQVADVASDLREKFPLPNQESRSGISRVSGYLHLLYHQCIMLAIRPFLFGLVETSVSSGILNVAVPTPIQILLQICLESAKNTVCILNALCDQTLLECFLPFDLESAVSAGLVVTMATLVCPNLIESPSSVFKALSALLDHIENEGNLIAASNKRELADIHSLCLKLKSAPSMALSSQIAAQLEEGLNLHSGASEIQPGEDVTLGEALPSHWAEDMTPSQLLEVVDLLNEDNILDWVDFPTNAVDNELSSHIK
- a CDS encoding GNAT family N-acetyltransferase (COG:S;~EggNog:ENOG410PR8P;~InterPro:IPR000182,IPR016181;~PFAM:PF08445,PF00583,PF13302;~go_function: GO:0008080 - N-acetyltransferase activity [Evidence IEA]) codes for the protein MMTSTSNPPTNFAISTARLDITYFDPTSPSHSAFLAHLWNTPDFIATNGKTSITDSHSAQTFIQTRIIPQYTRKGFGLLLVNLRPTSNSPLQNTLPIGTISLMQGDPPNCYSVPDVGFAILPEHQGRGYATEAAKAVISYVQREWNVQGVFGFCAPGNMRSRRVLEKSGLGFRGVRKLRVFGGRESAVFALVGMEEDLGVYGIDT